Proteins encoded within one genomic window of [Enterobacter] lignolyticus SCF1:
- the yhfZ gene encoding GntR family transcriptional regulator YhfZ, translating into MHRTFIKKEGMTLTTLARYLLGQERGNRLKTIEELAAECGTSVGLTQAALKTLEAGGAIRIERRGRNGSFLVDMDNKALLAHLDISSVVCAMPLPYTRLYEGLASGLKAQFEDIPFYYAHMRGADIRVECLLNGVYDMAVVSRLAAESYLTHNGLHIALALGPHTYVGEHKLICRKGEADTVKRVGLDNRSADQKIMTEVYFAGRPVERVDLSYHESLPRIVKGDIDAVIWNVAAEAELTMLGLEAIALREEPQFLQATEAVILTRADDYPMQQLIRAVVDENALLAHQQRVVNGEQEPSY; encoded by the coding sequence ATGCATCGGACGTTTATAAAAAAAGAAGGAATGACGTTAACCACGCTGGCTCGCTATTTGCTGGGTCAGGAGCGCGGTAACCGATTAAAAACCATAGAAGAACTGGCAGCTGAATGCGGCACGTCCGTTGGGCTGACGCAGGCTGCCCTGAAAACGCTGGAGGCGGGCGGAGCAATTCGCATTGAGCGCCGCGGTCGCAACGGTAGCTTTCTGGTGGATATGGACAACAAGGCGCTGCTGGCGCATCTGGATATCAGTAGCGTGGTTTGCGCGATGCCGTTGCCCTATACGCGTCTGTACGAAGGGCTGGCGAGTGGGTTAAAGGCGCAGTTTGAGGATATCCCGTTCTATTACGCCCATATGCGCGGTGCCGATATTCGCGTTGAATGTCTGCTTAACGGCGTATATGACATGGCGGTGGTATCGCGGCTGGCGGCAGAAAGCTATCTGACGCATAACGGCCTGCATATCGCGCTGGCGCTGGGGCCGCATACCTACGTCGGCGAGCATAAGCTGATTTGCCGCAAGGGAGAGGCGGATACCGTCAAACGTGTCGGACTCGATAACCGCTCTGCGGACCAGAAGATTATGACCGAAGTTTACTTCGCGGGTCGCCCCGTTGAGCGCGTTGATCTCTCGTACCATGAGAGTTTGCCGCGCATCGTGAAGGGGGATATCGATGCCGTTATCTGGAACGTCGCCGCCGAGGCTGAGCTGACAATGTTAGGACTTGAAGCCATTGCGTTAAGGGAGGAACCGCAGTTTTTGCAGGCAACGGAGGCGGTTATCTTAACGCGTGCCGATGATTATCCCATGCAGCAGCTGATCAGGGCCGTGGTGGATGAAAATGCGCTGCTGGCGCACCAGCAACGCGTGGTGAACGGCGAGCAGGAACCCAGTTATTAA